DNA sequence from the Verrucomicrobiota bacterium genome:
GCACGCGCGGGGACTTGATATTAGCACGTGGCCCAAACCACCCGTCTTCCCGCTGACTTGAGATGACTCCATTGATCCACACCATCGCCTCATCTATCATCTCCTGGTCCCCCAGCACATATGCCAGATCCCCATAGCCTTTCAACCAATACGGTACTTCCTCCCAGAACTTTTCGCCCACGCCTTCCGGGCTGAGCCATGGATTGCCTTCCTTTATCAGGAATCGACTTAGCTCAGGAAGATGCCCGAAGAATCCGTCTGCCTCCAGTTCAAGCTGTTTAAGCAACCATCCCTGAGGCTCAATCGCCCCTATCGGCAATTTTAAAAGAGGACCCGGCAGTAACGGCGGGCGGTTGCCAATGTAGAAATCGTTCGTTGGACGCGTATCCGGCCGCGAAACGTTTTCTATCGTTTCCGCTCCAACCAACGCGTGCACGTGCATGATTAAAATACAAATAATCGTATTCCAAGTGTTCACCAATCCTCTTTTACAATTCATAACGTATTCTCCCAGGTAATTCCAATAGAGTTTCTTCTTTTCATTTTTCTAAAATTTTGCGCACAAATTAATTGATATTGTTTTCGGTTCTAACAACGGCTTTTGTCGCGCCATTAAAAACTTTGAATGGATTTTCAAACCTTCTCAGATCATTACCGGACAACAGAATCTCTTTGCTTTCTTCACCCTCAACCTGAAGAAAAGTTGCATTTCCCCCAAATGGCTGACAATTGCGAATCCATGCCTGCTGTACGTTCTGCAGGCGGATCATGCACTCCGCATCAGGAGTAACAGCGGCTTTACTATCCGAAAATTCCATGTCTATTACATCGTTGCAAACGACAGCCGGGCGACTATCTGGGGTTATCGTATTCATCACCATATTATTCATGTAGAGTCCCTTCACGTGTCGCGCATAAACGCCATGGGCAGGGACAACTTGTTGAGCTCCCAAGCCATATCGTATGTAACGCAGCTCGGGAACTGTACGAATTTCACCATCAGAAAATGTCCCGCCTCCCTGAGCTGTAATAGAAAAATTGCTAAAGGTCACATTCTCAATATATTGCCCCGGTAATCCTGATATTAAAATCAGAGATTTTAAGTTATCCTTTTGCATGGTTTTGGACTCGACCCTGATATTGTTGAATGTGACATTCTTCATTGTTCTGACAGGGGCAGGCTCAGTGGGACCATCGGTGTAATCATTGAATGACAAGAATACAGCACAAATAACTTCTTTCATAATCAGGTTTGAAAATACAAAGTTTTCCATTCTTCCACCTTCACGATTTTGTATTTTTATGGCAGCATCATTAATATCGTGAAAAACGCAGTTATCCACCGTTATATTATTATAATCTCCAAGGTTATTGATACGTATTCCTGACCGGAAACTGGTCATTATACAATTTGATATCGTAATATAACGGCAAGGGTAATCTTTGCTATGTGCATATAGACATATAGAATCATCACTTGTATCCAAAACACAATTATTGATAGTAACATACTCACAACCATCAAAATCCAGTCCATCTCCATTTGCATTCACTTTGCTTGAGACAGTGACCCCCTGGACATTAATTAATTCGTTTACAATAGATCATGGCAACGGTCCAGCTCGCAGGATTTTGGAGGACAATGTCTTGTAATGAGACATTTTTACACTTCAGGAAACGGATTAGCATCGGCCTGTCCTGTATGGGATCTTCCGGATTTGGGAAATTACTTCTATAACCTCTTCCATCGACTTTTCCCTTCCCCTCAATCCCAATGTTTTCCGCGTTTTCAGCATATATCAGACATCCCTCTTTCTTGTTTTTATCCCGAGGCATATTGTGGAATACGTTCGATGCATAATCACTGATTTTTGTGCTTCCCGATAGAGTAGCGCCAACTTCAATATGGAGGATAACATTACTTTTCAAAAAGAGGGTTCCGGTTACATAATTTCCATTGGAAAACAGCACCCTGCCTCCTCCTGATTCATGACAATCGTCAATTGCTTTTTGAATAGCTTTTGTATTAACCGTTTCTCCATCACCTGAAGCGCCGTAATCACTTACATTAATGACTCCACCTTGAGAATTACATGTCAAAAACCAAAGGTTAAAAACCAGTAGGATTATTTTATTCTTCATAATTTTCGGTGCTCCTCCTCGTTATTGAATCCCTTTGTACTTAAATATCCACAAGATCCTCATTCACCTCCAACAGCTAATTCATCCCAGTCG
Encoded proteins:
- a CDS encoding glycosyl hydrolase family 28 protein; the encoded protein is MNVQGVTVSSKVNANGDGLDFDGCEYVTINNCVLDTSDDSICLYAHSKDYPCRYITISNCIMTSFRSGIRINNLGDYNNITVDNCVFHDINDAAIKIQNREGGRMENFVFSNLIMKEVICAVFLSFNDYTDGPTEPAPVRTMKNVTFNNIRVESKTMQKDNLKSLILISGLPGQYIENVTFSNFSITAQGGGTFSDGEIRTVPELRYIRYGLGAQQVVPAHGVYARHVKGLYMNNMVMNTITPDSRPAVVCNDVIDMEFSDSKAAVTPDAECMIRLQNVQQAWIRNCQPFGGNATFLQVEGEESKEILLSGNDLRRFENPFKVFNGATKAVVRTENNIN
- a CDS encoding glycosyl hydrolase family 28-related protein, which codes for MKNKIILLVFNLWFLTCNSQGGVINVSDYGASGDGETVNTKAIQKAIDDCHESGGGRVLFSNGNYVTGTLFLKSNVILHIEVGATLSGSTKISDYASNVFHNMPRDKNKKEGCLIYAENAENIGIEGKGKVDGRGYRSNFPNPEDPIQDRPMLIRFLKCKNVSLQDIVLQNPASWTVAMIYCKRIN